The Actinomadura sp. WMMB 499 genome includes a window with the following:
- a CDS encoding ABC transporter substrate-binding protein, with protein MTPEKPREPSPHRPDVPRARPAVPLRRRTRTVLAAGALALAVGATGACFGGGDSAATAAPPDLPMRQDIGEGEGRLDLVVWAGYAEDGSHDPETDWVTPFEKATGCQVNAKIADTSDAMVALMETGRYDGVSASGDASLRLIYGGLVAPVNTRLLENYGDIAPYLKDQPYNSVDGQMYGVPHGYGANILMYRTDKLPRPPQSWSVVWEEDSPAAGHVVAYDSPIYIADAALYLKAHRPELGIDDVYALDEEQFAAAVDLLKRQRPHINQYWHNYLDELQSFEIGANYAGTAWQVTANLAKSQGVPVATTIPSEGATGWSDTWMVSSKAEHPACMYRWMNWITTPKVQAQVGQWFGEAPANPKACRYTARGFCDTYRVGDREFYDRIAFWRTPVEQCGDDRGAECVPYDRWTQAWTEIKG; from the coding sequence GTGACGCCCGAAAAGCCCCGTGAGCCCTCTCCGCACCGTCCGGACGTCCCGCGCGCCCGTCCCGCGGTCCCGCTCCGCCGCCGGACCCGGACCGTACTCGCGGCGGGGGCGCTGGCGCTCGCCGTGGGCGCGACCGGCGCGTGCTTCGGCGGCGGGGACTCCGCGGCGACGGCGGCACCGCCGGACCTGCCGATGCGGCAGGACATCGGCGAGGGCGAGGGGCGCCTCGACCTGGTCGTCTGGGCGGGGTACGCCGAGGACGGCTCGCACGATCCGGAGACCGACTGGGTGACGCCGTTCGAGAAGGCGACCGGCTGCCAGGTCAACGCGAAGATCGCCGACACGTCCGACGCGATGGTCGCGCTGATGGAGACCGGACGCTACGACGGGGTGTCGGCGTCCGGGGACGCGAGCCTGCGGCTGATCTACGGGGGGCTCGTCGCGCCCGTCAACACGCGGCTGCTCGAGAACTACGGCGACATCGCCCCGTACCTGAAGGATCAGCCGTACAACTCGGTCGACGGCCAGATGTACGGCGTCCCGCACGGGTACGGCGCGAACATCCTGATGTACCGGACGGACAAGCTGCCCCGGCCACCGCAGTCCTGGAGCGTCGTGTGGGAGGAGGACTCGCCCGCCGCCGGGCACGTCGTGGCCTACGACTCCCCCATCTACATCGCGGACGCGGCCCTCTACCTGAAGGCGCACCGTCCCGAACTAGGCATCGACGACGTGTACGCGCTGGACGAGGAGCAGTTCGCGGCGGCCGTCGACCTGCTGAAGCGGCAGCGGCCGCACATCAACCAGTACTGGCACAACTACCTGGACGAGCTCCAGTCGTTCGAGATCGGCGCCAACTACGCGGGGACGGCCTGGCAGGTCACGGCGAACCTCGCGAAATCCCAGGGCGTGCCGGTCGCGACCACCATCCCGAGCGAGGGCGCCACCGGCTGGTCCGACACCTGGATGGTCTCCTCGAAGGCCGAGCACCCGGCCTGCATGTACCGGTGGATGAACTGGATCACGACGCCCAAGGTGCAGGCGCAGGTCGGGCAGTGGTTCGGCGAGGCGCCCGCGAACCCGAAGGCCTGCCGGTACACCGCCCGGGGCTTCTGCGACACCTACCGCGTCGGCGACCGGGAGTTCTACGACCGCATCGCGTTCTGGCGCACACCCGTCGAGCAGTGCGGCGACGACCGCGGCGCCGAGTGCGTCCCGTACGACCGCTGGACCCAAGCCTGGACCGAGATCAAGGGCTGA
- a CDS encoding DUF4259 domain-containing protein, translated as MGAWDHGPFDNDSALDFVGDLAKGPADGVTAGLRAAMEEVVASTDYVEMPEMSAALAAACLVAARADPSVPLGVVAKEYLDGLAFDADDELRALAARVFARADDPADNEWHYLWADAGALDATGRAHAPYRRVLTGPA; from the coding sequence ATGGGCGCGTGGGACCACGGACCGTTCGACAACGACTCGGCGCTGGACTTCGTCGGCGACCTCGCCAAGGGCCCGGCGGACGGGGTGACCGCCGGGCTGCGGGCGGCGATGGAGGAGGTCGTGGCGAGCACGGACTACGTGGAGATGCCCGAGATGTCGGCGGCGCTCGCCGCCGCCTGCCTCGTGGCCGCACGCGCGGACCCGTCCGTCCCGCTCGGCGTCGTCGCGAAGGAGTACCTGGACGGCCTGGCCTTCGACGCCGACGACGAACTGCGGGCCCTCGCGGCGCGCGTGTTCGCCCGGGCGGACGACCCGGCCGACAACGAGTGGCACTACCTGTGGGCCGACGCGGGCGCGCTCGACGCCACCGGTCGGGCCCACGCCCCGTACCGCCGAGTGCTCACGGGCCCGGCATGA
- a CDS encoding nitrate- and nitrite sensing domain-containing protein → MAHRGGPAAPVDKAVEAVPTDAAPAAPAKHGPKSARFRSIRFKVVLMVTVSVVSLAVLWSFAANIALGEGLNLRHVETVQDHYAYPAGALGSALQEERRLTMVYLGSRDPGDGAALESGRLVTDRQADLFRRLARGDDVPGRTLRLADKIRQALDGLGERRRTIDARGIERPRAFADYTTLIGDVGALQGSLVTLDNAEVAQDARSQAELTKAREALAQENAWLAGVLAARRMTAAEHATFVQLVGAKRVLYEHAAADLRPEDREYYERVARFPAYKRLQVLEDHFVESRRAATRPGEAGRMWKSTVDSNITRLRGLELSLAANAEKRAEPISDRIITRVVLAGVLGLLAVAASLVIAVWVARSIIRELARLRREAIDLADVRLPDVVARLRRGEDVDAAAEAPPLAFAAREIDEVGEAFNAARRTAIEEAVAEAALRRNVSEVFVNLARRSQTLLHRQLKLLDAMERRIEEPDDLEDLFRVDHLATRMRRHAEGLIILSGRPPGRGWRTPVAVVDVARAAASEVEDYTRVNVAPMTGAAVVGPAVADVIHLLAELIENATVYSPPHTTVQVHGQAVAHGYGIEVEDRGLSMDAAALAAANERLATAEEFDLSDSGRLGLFVVGRLARRHGIKVTLRTSPYGGMTAIVLLPEDLVVRPDEPEGPPAITTRRAEEALVPAGTVIVPPLPGEDRGSILRLPAAVVEETGTPSADAAGRAGRHRAPLPRRRRGAEPPASSEVTSLDVPRPEGPGSDGPGFDGPGSGGRGSGGPGWDGRSSGGGSGGPGFDGRGSGGPGSGGRGFDGRGSDGPGSEGSGFDGPWSVVSASDAPESEGPSSEGSLAEGSGAGGSRAEGPWSVASPSDGPESEAASAGGSPSADSGADGSHAGGARVDGPSAEGSPGSGPGADGPRADGSSAEGLTSGGSAAGPRVVDSRGEGPSSVASSGEAPEFDGPSAGGSPSEGSQAEDSPSDGPETGGSRAGRAQADGSRPERQRALGDVRRRRTGEQRPPLPKRVRQENMAAQLREDEPAARPPASDAAEGPAVRRTPEEARAMMSSIQRGTRRGRAEVEDGEDSG, encoded by the coding sequence GTGGCACATCGAGGCGGTCCCGCGGCCCCCGTCGACAAGGCGGTCGAGGCCGTCCCGACCGATGCGGCGCCCGCGGCGCCTGCGAAACACGGCCCCAAGTCCGCACGCTTCCGGTCCATCCGCTTCAAGGTCGTGCTGATGGTCACCGTCTCGGTGGTCTCGCTGGCCGTCCTGTGGTCGTTCGCCGCGAACATCGCGCTCGGCGAGGGCCTGAACCTGCGGCACGTCGAGACCGTCCAGGACCACTACGCCTACCCGGCGGGCGCTCTCGGCAGCGCCCTCCAGGAGGAGCGGCGGCTCACGATGGTGTACCTGGGCAGCCGGGACCCGGGCGACGGCGCGGCGCTGGAGTCCGGACGGCTCGTCACCGACCGGCAGGCCGACCTGTTCCGCCGGCTCGCGCGCGGCGACGACGTTCCCGGACGGACCCTGCGGCTCGCCGACAAGATCCGGCAGGCCCTCGACGGGCTGGGCGAGCGGCGCCGCACCATCGACGCCCGCGGCATCGAACGGCCCCGCGCGTTCGCCGACTACACCACGCTGATCGGCGACGTCGGCGCCCTGCAGGGCTCGCTCGTCACCCTCGACAACGCCGAGGTCGCCCAGGACGCGCGCAGCCAGGCCGAGCTGACGAAGGCCCGCGAGGCCCTCGCGCAGGAGAACGCCTGGCTCGCGGGCGTGCTCGCCGCCCGGCGCATGACGGCCGCCGAGCACGCGACGTTCGTCCAGCTCGTCGGCGCCAAGCGCGTCCTGTACGAGCACGCGGCGGCCGACCTGCGCCCGGAGGACCGCGAGTACTACGAGCGGGTCGCGCGGTTCCCCGCCTACAAGCGCCTCCAGGTGCTCGAGGACCACTTCGTCGAGTCGCGGCGCGCCGCCACCCGCCCCGGCGAGGCCGGCCGGATGTGGAAGAGCACCGTCGACTCCAACATCACCCGGCTGCGCGGGCTCGAACTGTCGCTCGCCGCCAACGCCGAGAAGCGCGCCGAACCGATCTCCGACCGGATCATCACCCGCGTCGTCCTCGCCGGGGTCCTCGGCCTCCTCGCCGTCGCCGCGTCCCTGGTCATCGCGGTGTGGGTGGCGCGCTCGATCATCCGCGAGCTGGCCCGGCTGCGCCGCGAGGCGATCGACCTCGCCGACGTCCGGCTGCCCGACGTCGTCGCCCGGCTCCGCCGCGGCGAGGACGTCGACGCCGCCGCCGAGGCCCCGCCGCTCGCCTTCGCCGCCCGCGAGATCGACGAGGTCGGCGAGGCGTTCAACGCCGCCCGCCGCACCGCGATCGAGGAGGCCGTCGCCGAGGCGGCGCTCCGCCGCAACGTCAGCGAGGTGTTCGTCAACCTCGCCCGCCGCAGCCAGACCCTGCTGCACCGCCAGCTGAAGCTGCTGGACGCCATGGAGCGCCGCATCGAGGAGCCCGACGACCTCGAGGACCTCTTCCGCGTCGACCACCTCGCCACCCGCATGCGGCGGCACGCCGAAGGCCTGATCATCCTGTCCGGGCGGCCGCCCGGCCGCGGCTGGCGGACGCCCGTCGCCGTCGTCGACGTCGCGCGCGCCGCCGCGTCCGAGGTCGAGGACTACACCCGCGTCAACGTCGCCCCGATGACCGGCGCCGCCGTCGTCGGCCCCGCCGTCGCCGACGTCATCCACCTGCTCGCCGAACTGATCGAGAACGCCACCGTGTACTCGCCGCCGCACACCACGGTGCAGGTGCACGGCCAGGCGGTCGCGCACGGCTACGGCATCGAGGTCGAGGACCGCGGCCTGTCGATGGACGCCGCCGCGCTCGCCGCCGCGAACGAGCGGCTCGCGACCGCCGAGGAGTTCGACCTGTCCGACAGCGGACGCCTCGGGCTGTTCGTCGTCGGCCGCCTCGCCCGCCGGCACGGCATCAAGGTCACCCTGCGGACCTCCCCGTACGGGGGCATGACCGCGATCGTCCTGCTCCCCGAGGATCTCGTCGTCCGCCCCGACGAGCCCGAGGGCCCGCCCGCCATCACCACCCGCCGCGCCGAGGAGGCGCTCGTCCCCGCGGGCACCGTCATCGTCCCGCCGCTGCCCGGCGAGGACCGGGGCTCCATCCTCCGCCTCCCCGCCGCGGTGGTGGAGGAGACCGGCACACCGTCCGCCGACGCCGCGGGCCGCGCGGGCAGGCACCGCGCGCCGCTGCCGCGCCGCCGCCGCGGCGCCGAGCCCCCGGCGAGCTCCGAGGTCACCTCTCTCGACGTCCCCCGCCCCGAAGGCCCCGGCTCCGATGGCCCCGGCTTCGATGGCCCCGGTTCCGGTGGCCGCGGTTCCGGTGGTCCCGGTTGGGATGGCCGCAGCTCCGGTGGCGGTTCCGGTGGTCCCGGCTTCGATGGCCGCGGTTCCGGTGGTCCCGGTTCCGGTGGCCGCGGTTTCGATGGCCGCGGTTCCGATGGTCCCGGCTCCGAAGGGTCCGGTTTCGATGGCCCGTGGTCCGTGGTTTCCGCGAGCGACGCTCCGGAGTCCGAGGGCCCGTCGTCCGAGGGTTCGCTTGCCGAAGGTTCGGGTGCGGGCGGCTCGCGTGCCGAGGGCCCGTGGTCGGTGGCCTCGCCGAGCGACGGCCCGGAGTCCGAGGCCGCGTCGGCCGGTGGCTCCCCGTCCGCCGACTCGGGTGCCGACGGCTCGCACGCCGGTGGGGCGCGTGTGGACGGGCCGAGTGCCGAGGGCTCGCCCGGCAGTGGCCCGGGTGCCGATGGCCCGCGTGCCGATGGTTCGAGTGCCGAGGGCTTGACGTCCGGGGGCTCGGCTGCCGGTCCGCGCGTGGTGGATTCGCGCGGGGAAGGTCCGTCCTCGGTGGCCTCGTCGGGCGAAGCACCGGAGTTCGACGGCCCGTCGGCCGGGGGTTCGCCCTCCGAGGGATCGCAGGCCGAGGACTCGCCGTCCGACGGTCCGGAGACCGGCGGTTCGCGTGCCGGACGGGCGCAGGCGGACGGCTCGCGGCCCGAGCGGCAGCGGGCGCTCGGGGACGTCCGGCGGCGCAGGACCGGGGAGCAGCGGCCGCCGCTGCCCAAGCGGGTGCGGCAGGAGAACATGGCGGCGCAGCTCCGCGAGGACGAACCGGCGGCCCGGCCGCCCGCGTCCGACGCGGCCGAAGGCCCGGCGGTCCGGCGCACGCCCGAGGAGGCCCGCGCGATGATGTCGTCCATCCAGCGGGGCACCCGGCGCGGGCGCGCCGAGGTCGAGGACGGCGAGGACTCCGGATGA
- a CDS encoding membrane-associated oxidoreductase, translating to MEPVELTAAERRVWRAFRTGEKADFWRDGDDVEDGGTWGPERTVRAWVLRRLLLRPREDGEVAALRVSGARIVGVLELGYATVEHPIRLWACHIEEVPNFYGSHLTQLNLSKSYLPGLFAATMHVNGVLRLTDCRVPGRMSLGGVRIARAIFLERARLGTPGTDQGEIVHLNHSVMDDDLWAPGLVAHGEIRLNSATITGNLNLEGAVLSNPGGRALEAESVSVGQNVMATRLRAEGEVNLRGARIGLSLELREAHFAHPVPHPQGSALEAENLTVGLDVRARQGRFDGEVDLRGATIPGQLAFSHARISHPSGQALRVSASTIGEVWLKDTRITGLVNLRRGRFGLLHVRPGALGGGVRLDGLTYESLAPRLPAKARIAMLERDVEGFVPHAYEQLAAAYLRAGDDIAARNVLLAKQRRRRRTLPLYRRVWGYVQDVTVGYGFRPLWAAAWLAGLVLAGTVAFGFEHPAPLKADEHPDFNPLFFSVDLLLPIIDFGQQKAFKPAGWHQWLGYTLISTGWVLATTIAAGVTRTLSRQ from the coding sequence GTGGAGCCGGTCGAACTGACGGCCGCCGAACGGCGGGTGTGGCGGGCGTTCCGGACGGGCGAGAAGGCCGACTTCTGGCGGGACGGCGACGACGTCGAGGACGGCGGAACGTGGGGGCCCGAGCGCACCGTCCGGGCCTGGGTGCTGCGCAGGCTCCTGCTCCGCCCCCGGGAGGACGGCGAGGTCGCGGCGCTCCGGGTGTCCGGGGCGCGGATCGTCGGGGTGCTGGAGCTGGGGTACGCCACGGTCGAGCACCCGATCCGGCTGTGGGCCTGCCACATCGAGGAGGTCCCGAACTTCTACGGATCGCACCTGACTCAGCTCAACCTCAGCAAGTCGTACCTTCCCGGGCTGTTCGCGGCCACCATGCACGTGAACGGGGTGCTGCGGCTCACCGATTGCCGGGTGCCGGGACGGATGAGCCTCGGCGGCGTCCGGATCGCGCGGGCGATCTTCCTCGAACGCGCCCGCCTCGGCACTCCGGGGACGGACCAGGGCGAGATCGTCCACCTGAACCACTCGGTGATGGACGACGACCTGTGGGCGCCGGGCCTCGTGGCCCACGGCGAGATCCGGCTGAACAGCGCGACCATCACCGGCAACCTGAACCTCGAAGGCGCCGTGCTCAGCAACCCCGGAGGGCGTGCGCTCGAAGCCGAGAGCGTCAGTGTCGGGCAGAACGTGATGGCCACCCGCCTGCGGGCGGAGGGCGAGGTCAACCTGCGCGGGGCGCGGATCGGCCTGAGCCTCGAGCTTCGCGAGGCGCACTTCGCGCATCCCGTCCCCCATCCCCAGGGAAGCGCCCTGGAGGCGGAGAACCTCACAGTCGGCTTGGACGTACGCGCACGGCAGGGCAGGTTCGACGGCGAGGTCGATCTGCGCGGCGCGACGATCCCCGGGCAACTCGCCTTCAGCCATGCCCGCATCTCGCACCCGTCCGGTCAAGCCCTGCGCGTGAGCGCCTCCACGATCGGGGAAGTGTGGCTGAAGGACACACGCATCACCGGCCTGGTGAACCTGCGCCGCGGACGGTTCGGGCTGCTGCACGTCCGGCCGGGCGCGCTCGGCGGCGGCGTCCGGCTGGACGGGCTCACCTACGAGTCGCTCGCCCCCCGGCTCCCGGCGAAGGCGCGCATCGCGATGCTCGAACGGGACGTCGAGGGGTTCGTCCCGCACGCCTACGAGCAGCTCGCGGCCGCGTACCTGCGGGCGGGCGACGACATCGCGGCGCGCAACGTCCTGCTCGCGAAGCAGCGGCGGCGCCGCCGGACGCTGCCCCTGTACCGGCGGGTCTGGGGCTACGTGCAGGACGTGACGGTCGGGTACGGGTTCCGGCCGCTGTGGGCGGCGGCGTGGCTCGCCGGGCTCGTGCTCGCCGGGACGGTCGCGTTCGGGTTCGAGCATCCGGCGCCGCTCAAGGCCGACGAGCACCCGGACTTCAACCCGCTGTTCTTCTCCGTCGACCTCCTCCTGCCGATCATCGACTTCGGGCAGCAGAAGGCGTTCAAGCCCGCGGGCTGGCACCAGTGGCTCGGGTACACGCTGATCAGCACGGGCTGGGTGCTGGCGACGACGATCGCGGCCGGGGTGACGCGGACGCTCAGCCGGCAGTGA
- a CDS encoding hemerythrin domain-containing protein — MASGDENRLVAWNRELEAVHQRLREALRIAREEIAAGHGADAAASASANLLLYCHGFCAALGGHHAGEDGALFPELAERHPELRPVIAKLEQDHAMIGSLLAQFQRAIDSGAAPEVLSSHLEGIAAIMESHFRFEERQLLEPLAKLDLDADPRTVFGPL; from the coding sequence TTGGCTAGCGGCGACGAGAACAGGCTGGTCGCCTGGAACCGCGAGCTGGAGGCCGTACATCAGCGGCTGCGCGAGGCCCTGCGGATCGCGCGCGAGGAAATCGCCGCCGGGCACGGTGCCGACGCGGCGGCGTCGGCGAGCGCGAACCTGCTGCTGTACTGCCACGGGTTCTGCGCCGCGCTCGGCGGCCACCATGCCGGCGAGGACGGAGCGCTGTTCCCCGAGCTGGCGGAGCGGCACCCCGAGTTGCGGCCCGTCATCGCCAAGCTGGAGCAGGACCACGCGATGATCGGATCGCTGCTCGCCCAGTTCCAGCGGGCGATCGACTCGGGCGCCGCGCCGGAGGTGCTGTCGTCCCACCTGGAGGGGATCGCGGCGATCATGGAGTCGCACTTCCGGTTCGAGGAGCGTCAGCTTCTCGAACCGCTGGCGAAGCTCGACCTGGACGCGGATCCCCGCACCGTCTTCGGGCCGCTGTGA
- a CDS encoding ATP/GTP-binding protein — MVSKPSEPVAVKILIAGGFGVGKTTLVGAVSEIRPLQTEELLTDRGVGVDDIEGVEQKTTTTVAMDFGRITIRDGLVLYLFGTPGQDRFWFMWDELSSGALGAVVLADTRRLPDCFPAVDYFESRGLPFIIGVNCFDDGYDYGVEEIREALDLDPGTPVVLCDVRSRASGKEVLTRLVKHLLEVNESEKTAAR, encoded by the coding sequence ATGGTCTCCAAGCCCTCTGAACCGGTCGCGGTGAAGATCCTCATCGCCGGGGGATTCGGCGTCGGCAAGACGACGCTCGTCGGCGCCGTCAGCGAGATCCGCCCGCTGCAGACCGAGGAGCTGCTGACCGACCGGGGCGTCGGCGTCGACGACATCGAGGGCGTCGAGCAGAAGACGACCACGACGGTCGCGATGGACTTCGGCCGCATCACGATCCGCGACGGACTCGTCCTGTACCTGTTCGGCACGCCCGGCCAGGACCGCTTCTGGTTCATGTGGGACGAGCTGTCGTCCGGGGCGCTCGGCGCGGTGGTGCTCGCCGACACCCGGCGGCTGCCGGACTGCTTCCCGGCCGTCGACTACTTCGAGAGCCGCGGGCTGCCGTTCATCATCGGGGTGAACTGCTTCGACGACGGCTACGACTACGGCGTCGAGGAGATCCGCGAGGCGCTCGACCTGGACCCCGGCACGCCCGTGGTGCTGTGCGACGTGCGAAGCCGCGCGTCCGGCAAGGAGGTGCTGACGAGGCTGGTCAAGCACCTGCTGGAGGTCAATGAGAGCGAGAAGACCGCCGCCCGGTAG
- a CDS encoding polysaccharide deacetylase family protein: MIVRRHLLELGFGLLALAVVVPLTWQEFAPGGGDAPARAAEARDVLTPGMLAPASTANRCERGRVELTFDDGPDAYTPQVLEVLRAHDARAVFYVTGEKAAARPGLVREIVAEGHRVENHSWNHPHLTDLTPAQVRRQLADTSAAIEKAGAPRPTLLRPPSGPATPRWRRRRARSACGWCAGRSTRTTGGDACRRRSRRPSSPAPSRARSC, translated from the coding sequence ATGATCGTGCGCCGACACCTTCTCGAGCTGGGCTTCGGGCTGCTCGCCCTGGCCGTCGTCGTCCCCCTGACCTGGCAGGAGTTCGCGCCGGGCGGCGGCGACGCGCCCGCGCGCGCCGCCGAGGCCCGCGACGTCCTCACCCCCGGGATGCTCGCGCCCGCGAGCACCGCCAACCGTTGCGAGCGCGGGCGGGTCGAGCTGACCTTCGACGACGGCCCGGACGCCTACACCCCGCAGGTCCTCGAGGTGCTGCGGGCGCACGACGCCCGCGCCGTCTTCTACGTGACCGGGGAGAAGGCCGCCGCGCGGCCCGGCCTCGTCCGCGAGATCGTCGCCGAGGGGCATCGCGTCGAGAACCACAGCTGGAACCACCCGCACCTCACCGACCTGACGCCCGCGCAGGTCCGCAGGCAGCTCGCGGACACGTCCGCCGCGATCGAGAAGGCGGGCGCGCCCCGTCCCACGTTGCTGCGGCCCCCTTCGGGGCCGGCGACGCCACGGTGGAGGCGGAGGCGCGCGCGCTCGGCATGCGGGTGGTGCGCTGGACGATCGACACGCACGACTGGCGGGGACGCCTGCCGGAGGAGATCGCGGCGACCGTCCTCACCCGCGCCGAGCCGGGCGCGGTCGTGCTGA
- a CDS encoding DUF742 domain-containing protein, protein MSEWLDDEAGPIVRSYALTRGRARPAGDEPFDMITLIAAASRPRAGTPGIGPEHLHILDMCAEPQPVAEVAARLELPLVVVRVLLGDLLAQRLITVTRPRQESPLSKESLLREVLHGLQAL, encoded by the coding sequence ATGAGCGAATGGCTCGACGACGAGGCCGGACCGATCGTCCGGTCGTACGCGCTGACCCGGGGCCGCGCCCGGCCCGCCGGCGACGAGCCCTTCGACATGATCACCCTCATCGCGGCGGCGTCCCGGCCGCGGGCCGGGACGCCCGGGATCGGCCCCGAGCATCTGCACATCCTCGACATGTGCGCCGAGCCGCAGCCGGTCGCCGAGGTCGCCGCGCGGCTCGAACTGCCCCTCGTCGTCGTCCGGGTGCTCCTGGGGGACCTGCTCGCCCAGCGGCTGATCACGGTCACCCGTCCCCGGCAGGAGAGCCCGCTCTCCAAGGAAAGTCTCCTCAGGGAAGTGCTGCATGGTCTCCAAGCCCTCTGA
- the galT gene encoding galactose-1-phosphate uridylyltransferase: MFRTRARLSDGREIVYYDEKPGRVPVPDPRGLPPVEPLSETRRDPLTGDPVTITAHRNARTHLPPAEECPLCPGGPASEIPDAGYDVAVFENRFPSYAAATPLVPAAVDGVPLFERTRGAGRCEVVCFTDDHDAALARLPVSRVRTVVDAWADRTAELSALPGIEQVYVFENRGVEIGVTLHHPHGQIYGYPFVAPRTRRMLATAAAHDGDLFGDVLAAERAGPRVVRAGEHWTAYVPAAARWPVEVHLTPHRHVPDLVALDAAERDELAVLYRDLLRGLDALYGTPLPYVAGWHQAPIGEGRDLLRLHLEMFSIRRAADKIKYLAGSESGMAAWINDVPPEDAAARLRAVTAG, translated from the coding sequence GTGTTCCGGACCCGTGCCCGCCTCAGCGACGGCCGAGAGATCGTCTACTACGACGAGAAGCCGGGGCGCGTGCCCGTCCCGGACCCGCGCGGGCTGCCGCCCGTCGAGCCGCTCAGCGAGACGCGCCGCGATCCGCTGACCGGCGACCCCGTCACGATCACCGCCCACCGGAACGCGCGCACGCACCTGCCGCCCGCCGAGGAGTGCCCGCTGTGCCCCGGCGGCCCCGCGTCGGAGATCCCCGACGCGGGCTACGACGTCGCGGTGTTCGAGAACCGTTTCCCGTCGTACGCCGCGGCCACCCCGCTCGTCCCGGCGGCCGTGGACGGCGTCCCGCTGTTCGAGCGCACCCGGGGCGCCGGACGGTGCGAGGTCGTGTGCTTCACCGACGACCACGACGCCGCGCTCGCCCGGCTGCCGGTGTCGCGCGTCCGGACGGTCGTCGACGCGTGGGCCGACCGCACCGCCGAGCTGTCGGCGCTGCCCGGCATCGAGCAGGTGTACGTGTTCGAGAACCGGGGCGTCGAGATCGGCGTGACCCTGCACCATCCGCACGGCCAGATCTACGGGTACCCGTTCGTCGCTCCGCGGACCCGGCGGATGCTCGCGACGGCCGCCGCGCACGACGGCGACCTGTTCGGCGACGTCCTGGCCGCCGAGCGGGCCGGGCCGCGGGTCGTCCGGGCGGGCGAGCACTGGACCGCCTACGTCCCGGCCGCCGCCCGCTGGCCCGTCGAGGTCCACCTGACCCCGCACCGGCACGTCCCCGACCTCGTCGCCCTCGACGCCGCCGAACGGGACGAGCTGGCCGTCCTCTACCGGGACCTGCTGCGCGGCCTCGACGCCCTCTACGGGACGCCGCTGCCGTACGTCGCGGGCTGGCACCAGGCGCCGATCGGGGAGGGCCGCGACCTGCTCCGCCTGCACCTGGAGATGTTCTCGATCCGGCGCGCCGCCGACAAGATCAAGTACCTGGCGGGGTCGGAGTCGGGGATGGCCGCCTGGATCAACGACGTCCCGCCCGAGGACGCCGCCGCGCGGCTGCGCGCGGTCACTGCCGGCTGA